In Cryptococcus gattii WM276 chromosome N, complete sequence, a single window of DNA contains:
- a CDS encoding Protein kinase Sch9, putative (Similar to TIGR gene model, INSD accession AAW47041.1): MLKGVKQLWPSSSSNNNNNNPSSAQSPSHSPSHSFSAFGGPPDQATPRASAHPQTDPFDAPQAVTSPAGLTKSAANLSLDPKRTSSPAGSQQGLRTPVSHGFASLPLATPGAGQPTTGVTVGDSVGASGGIGFGLHEPPKMRKAMTHDAQSTAESADASTENSQANLSHTSRTTGPKGTLRVKVISARGLAVSHSPGADPQPYVVIQFEKNEYVSRPPHPVTHASSVPFTTSTPQPIGTPNNLTRSSSGLGVGAISRAFADAVGRSKKKEDGSGSMTPKAEEPSGGSWLGKPGPGDPVWKEEVSFDVTSSKPTLHLSVYDRNRDGEGFLGMLDIKPVLQDGYVLDNWYKLDTRGDETVTGEVWIQMTYTVIRKRISLKPSDFEFLKLIGRGTFGRVFQVRKKDTRRIYAMKVLSKKEIVAKKEVAHTIGERKILQCSLECPFLVGLKFSFQTDTELYFVTDYKCGGELFWHLQKEGRFSEDRARFYIAELVLALEHLHKYNIVYRDLKPENILLDATGHVALCDFGLSKPDLTDDKLTNTFCGTTDRYLAPEVLLDEKGYGKHVDFWSLGVLLFEMCCGWSPFYAEQTQEMYRLICYGKIRFPKNVIGDDGKQFVKGLLNRNPQNRLGSHRGVVELKEHPFFKNIDWDLLYKKQITPPFKPIVDSDESVANFDPEFTNSSLLDAGIVPWDDVNANIDPGTASQAGKHSYLGPGAGLNGSVPGGGVAINKAQRPGLPGANGSPLTSSVQENFRGFTYTGESLMPQSMLADHSMDSDSDNENAVDDDEDDDEDEEEYEEDDDEEGGAGSSRRECDVDMD; the protein is encoded by the exons CCACTCCTTCTCTGCATTTGGCGGTCCCCCTGACCAAGCCACACCCCGCGCTTCGGCTCATCCCCAAACCGACCCTTTTGATGCCCCACAAGCCGTTACCAGTCCTGCCGGCTTAACCAAAAGCGCCGCCAATCTTTCTCTCGATCCTAAGCGCACGTCCTCTCCAGCTGGAAGCCAACAGGGTCTACGTACACCTGTCAGCCATGGCTTTGCGTCCTTGCCACTCGCTACTCCTGGAGCCGGTCAGCCAACCACGGGTGTAACCGTGGGCGACAGTGTCGGTGCCAGCGGAGGTATTGGTTTCGGCTTGCATGAACCGCCAAAGATGAGAAAGGCAATGACTCATGACGCTCAAAGTACTGCTGAATCTGCGGATGCCTCTACGGAGAACTCACAGGCAAATTTGTCACATACTTCTAGAACAACTGGTCCCAAAGGAACTCTCCGAGTCAAGGTCATTTCTGCCCGCGGCCTGGCCGTTTCTCATTCACCCGGAGCCGACCCGCAACCCTACGTCGTCATTCAGTTTGAAAAGAATGAATACGTCtctcgtcctcctcaccCCGTCACTCATGCCTCTTCTGTCCCGTTCACTACTTCTACCCCTCAGCCAATAGGCACGCCCAATAACTTGACCAGGAGCTCAAGTGGACTTGGTGTTGGTGCAATTTCGAGGGCGTTTGCGGATGCAGTGGGACGGAGtaagaagaaggaagatggaagcGGTTCGATGACGCCAAAGGCCGAAGAGCCTTCTGGTGGCAGCTGGTTGGGTAAGCCTGGTCCTGGGGATCCTGtttggaaagaagaggtttCTTT CGATGTCACTTCGAGCAAGCCAACGTTGCATCTTTCTGTGTATGATCGAAACCGGGACGGCGAGGGATTTTTGGGAATGCTCGACATTAAGCCAGTACTACAAGATGGCTACGTTCTTGATAATTGGTACAAGTTGGACACCAGGGGTGACGAGACTGTCACTGGTGAGGTCTGGATTCAAATGACCTACACCGTCATCAGG AAACGCATTTCTCTCAAACCTTCCGACTTTGAATTCCTTAAACTCATTGGTCGAGGGACTTTTGGCCGAGTCTTCCAAGTTCGCAAGAAGGATACTCGTCGAATCTACGCCATGAAGGTTCTCTCCAAGAAGGAAATCGTTGCGAAGAAGGAAGTTGCGCACACCATTGGCGAACGCAAGATTCTCCAGTGCTCTTTGGAATGTCCATTCCTTGTTGGACTGAAATTCTCGTTTCAAACTGATACCGAGCTGTACTTTGTCACTGACTACAAGTGCGGTGGTGAACTATTCTGGCATTTGCAAAAGGAAGGTCGTTTCAGCGAAGATCGAGCGAGGTTCTATATTGCCGAGTTGGTCCTTGCTTTGGAACATCTTCACAAGTACAACATTGTATACCGAGACTTGAAGCCGGAGAACATTCTTTTGGACGCGACAGGCCATGTGGCGCTTTGTGACTTTGGATTATCCAAGCCTGATTTGACGGATGACAAGCTAACTAACACCTTCTGTGGTACTACCGA TAGATATCTTGCGCCTGAGGTTTTGCTCGATGAGAAAGGTTACGGCAAGCACGTCGACTTTTGGTCGCTTGGTGTGCTGTTATTCGAGATGTGCTGTGGATGGAGTCCGTTTTACGCCGAGCAGACTCAAGAGATGTACCGATTGATCT GTTACGGCAAAATTAGGTTCCCCAAGAATGTCATTGGGGACGACGGCAAGCAGTTCGTTAAAGGTTTACTTAACCGAAACCCCCAAAACCGTCTTGGATCCCATCGTGGTGTCGTCGAGCTCAAGGAACATCCGTTCTTCAAGAACATTGACTGGGACTTGCTTTACAAGAAACAGATCACTCCCCCGTTCAAACCTATCGTCGACTCTGACGAATCTGTCGCCAACTTTGACCCCGAGTTTACCAACTCTTCATTGCTCGATGCCGGTATTGTGCCTTGGGATGACGTGAATGCCAATATTGATCCTGGTACTGCGAGCCAGGCTGGAAAGCACTCGTACCTCGGCCCGGGAGCAGGTCTTAATGGAAGTGTGCCGGGTGGTGGTGTTGCGATCAACAAGGCGCAGAGACCTGGGTTGCCGGGGGCAAATGGAAGTCCCTTGACGAGCAGTGTGCAAGAAAACTTCCGAGGATTCACTTATACTGGAGAATCTCTCATG CCTCAATCAATGCTTGCGGACCACTCAATGGATAGCGATTCCGACAATGAAAATGCGGTGGACGACGATGAGGACGAcgatgaagacgaggaagagtatgaagaagatgatgatgaggagggTGGTGCCGGATCATCACGAAGGGAGTGCGACGTCGATATGGACTGA